In Paenibacillus durus, the DNA window AAATGATCAATGTCGAGTAAGAGAAAGGAGATCGGCTCTCCCCGCTCGGCTGCGGCTGTAGCGGCAAGCTGAGCCTTATCAATAAATGCCCTGCGGTTTAGAATTCCGGTCAGCTCATCAATATTCGCCATCTTTTGGAGCGCTTCATACGACCGTTCCCTTGAGAGCAGAACAAAACCCGCCATCCCCAGAATCATAGACAAAAAAATGCCGATATAGTAGAGCTGCTGGACAAGCCCCGGTGAGAATATATTCATTTCGCGTTCCGAGAAAAGCGCTGCGAAAGCCCGGACGAGCATGATGGATGCCACCGCAGCGTAAAACAATCCCATAACCGTCTGAAGCAGCGAATCTCCCTTATTCGCTATAAAGCGGTAAGCCGGGAAAGCAATAAACAGCACTGCCCCCAGGGAAGCTGAAGCGATGCGGAGATTGTCCGAATTGTAAAAAAAATAAATGAGCCCATAGCTCAATACGCTTAGTAGTGTGACGACGGCATAGTAACGTTTCACCTTGTCGTTGAATGCTCCCGCCATCAACAGCAGGGCGACAATCTCAAGCCCTCCGCCTCCAAGCATTAGCACATTGCTCAGCAGAACAACCTGCGGCCCGGAAAGGCTGAATCGTATCATCACTAACAACCAGCAGGCGGCCTGCAGCCACTTTGAAATAATAAACAAAGAGCTTGCTGTATCGCGGGGAGAACGGTAACGATATGCGGTAATGAGCAGCACCATAAACACATTTCCGAGTATAAGCATTATTAACAACGTTTGTATGTCTAACTGATAATCCACACGTTCACCACCAATATGTGCCCAAGACCGTTTCGTCCATTCCGGTTACTGATGGTGTTTAGCACAGGATAGCTGCAATTATTTCAAAATTAATACTAGTAAAATAGTAGCACACCATAATGACCGAGTTCTGTCGAATTATGGGAGATAACCGAATATTTTGTGAAAAAAAGACGCATCTCTTCCAGAAATCGTGGTGAGAATGCGTCTATTACTCTGCATTACCATGGCATAACCGTTTCGAATGCGGCGGCATGGTCCGCAGCACAGCTCGATTTTTATTTCGAGGCCCCGCGCTTTCGCAGGTTATCCGCAAGCGCATAGCCGACCTTGTAAATATCGCCCGCGCCCATGGTGATTACGAGATCGCCGGGCGTAAGCCGGTCCCGAAGATCTTCCAGCACATCTTCCTTGGCCGGGAGATAGCGTGCTCCTGAATTACTGTTCTGTGTGATCAGTTCCACCAGCTTGGCCGAAGTCACGCCCTCAATCTGCTTCTCGCCCGCTGGAGAGTAGATGTCGGTGATGATCACCTCATCGGCCTCGCCGAAAGCGCGGCTGAAGGCGTCAAGCAGAAAAAAGGTCCGTGTATAGCGCTGCGGCTGGAAGACGGCGATAATCCGTTTACCGGTCGTTTTGGCCGCGCTGATCGTCGCCTGAATCTCTGTCGGATGGTGGGCATAATCATCGATAATCAGAATGTCGTCCGCTTCCCCGAGCACCTGGAAACGCCGTTTGGCCCCGTGGAATTTCACGATAGCCGATGCAATGGCCGCGAACGGTATACCCGCTTTAAGACAAGCTATAACCGTAGCCATTGCGTTGTAGAGATTATGCTGGCCGGGAACCGACAGCTCGATTCTTCCCAGAACCTCTCCCTGATGCTTCATTGTAAACGATACCTGCCGGTCGCCCAGCGAAATGTCCGTCGCGGTATAGTCTGCCGACTCCGAGC includes these proteins:
- a CDS encoding GGDEF domain-containing protein, producing the protein MDYQLDIQTLLIMLILGNVFMVLLITAYRYRSPRDTASSLFIISKWLQAACWLLVMIRFSLSGPQVVLLSNVLMLGGGGLEIVALLLMAGAFNDKVKRYYAVVTLLSVLSYGLIYFFYNSDNLRIASASLGAVLFIAFPAYRFIANKGDSLLQTVMGLFYAAVASIMLVRAFAALFSEREMNIFSPGLVQQLYYIGIFLSMILGMAGFVLLSRERSYEALQKMANIDELTGILNRRAFIDKAQLAATAAAERGEPISFLLLDIDHFKQVNDNYGHVTGDWALQNFASTVEFYLGPEDLFGRYGGEEFAVLLPGAGEEESDRKAEQFRLAIMSSRIEGHPLKYTVSIGVITVIPDKSTQLDQLYKLSDAALYKAKQGGRNRVVRSH